The following DNA comes from Anaerolineae bacterium.
GGAGACGCAGGAGCGCACTACCTGGTGGCGGGTGACGGTATGGGGCAAGCAGGCCGAGGTCTGCAATGAGTACCTGTCCAAGGGCCGGCAGGTGCTGGTCGAGGGCACCCTGGTGGCTGACCCGAACACTGGCGGGCCGCGCATCTGGACCGACCAGAACGGCAATCCGCGCGCCTCGTTCGAGGTGCGGGCGCGGGTAGTGCGCTTTGTCGGCGGCCGCGGCGAGGCGCCAGGGGTGGAGCCCGGC
Coding sequences within:
- the ssb gene encoding single-stranded DNA-binding protein — translated: MFHRVILLGNLGGDPIMRYTPNGTPVTNFNVATNERWVDQSGETQERTTWWRVTVWGKQAEVCNEYLSKGRQVLVEGTLVADPNTGGPRIWTDQNGNPRASFEVRARVVRFVGGRGEAPGVEPGMELPESEEDLPF